One Alosa alosa isolate M-15738 ecotype Scorff River chromosome 22, AALO_Geno_1.1, whole genome shotgun sequence DNA segment encodes these proteins:
- the ube2ib gene encoding SUMO-conjugating enzyme UBC9-A — MSGIALSRLAQERKAWRKDHPFGFVAVPTKNPDGTMNLMNWECAIPGKKGTPWEGGLFKLRMLFKDDYPSSPPKCKFEPPLFHPNVYPSGTVCLSILEEDKDWRPAITIKQILLGIQELLNEPNIQDPAQAEAYTIYCQNRVEYEKRVRAQAKKFSPS, encoded by the exons ATGTCTGGCATTGCTCTGAGTCGACTTGCACAGGAACGTAAAGCATGGCGGAAAGACCATCCTTTT GGTTTTGTTGCTGTGCCAACGAAAAATCCAGATGGGACGATGAATTTGATGAACTGGGAATGCGCCATTCCAGGGAAGAAGGGG ACTCCATGGGAGGGAGGTCTTTTCAAGTTGCGGATGCTGTTCAAGGATGACTACCCCTCATCACCACCAAAGT GTAAGTTTGAGCCGCCTCTGTTTCATCCGAATGTATATCCCTCTGGAACGGTATGTCTCTCCATCCTGGAGGAGGATAAAGACTGGAGGCCGGCGATCACCATCAAACAG ATTCTGTTGGGAATTCAGGAGCTTCTAAACGAGCCCAACATCCAAGACCCAGCTCAGGCTGAGGCCTACACCATATACTG CCAGAACAGAGTGGAGTATGAGAAGAGAGTCCGAGCACAAGCCAAAAAATTCTCTCCATCGTAG
- the kctd5b gene encoding BTB/POZ domain-containing protein KCTD5 isoform X1, with product MAENSCDISGQDCRRCPVLSSPGGKPPTSFNGTSKWVRLNVGGTHFLTTRQTLCRDPKSFLYRLCQADPDLDSDKDDSGAYLIDRDPVYFGPVLNYLRHGKLVLNRDLTEEGVLEEAEFYNITSLIKLIKDKIRERDTKTTQLPVKHVYRVLQCQEEELTQMVSTMSDGWKFEQLVSIGYGRAQKSEFLLIVSREVKWEESVHPAQSGELVSIGSSYNYGTEDQAEFLCVVSKELHNQPYGPNSQPSEKAKILQERGSRI from the exons ATGGCCGAGAATAGCTGCGATATCAGCGGACAAGACTGCAGAAGGTGTCCGGTTCTATCTTCACCAGGAGGTAAACCCCCAACGTCTTTCAACGGAACGTCGAAATGGGTCCGTCTGAATGTCGGTGGCACGCATTTCCTAACGACACGACAGACCCTCTGTCGGGATCCGAAGTCGTTTCTATACCGACTCTGCCAGGCGGATCCCGATCTGGACTCCGATAAG gatgACTCTGGGGCATATCTGATTGACAGAGATCCTGTGTATTTTGGGCCAGTGCTCAACTACCTGAGACATGGAAAGTTGGTGCTGAACAGAGACCTTACAGAGGAGG GGGTCCTGGAAGAAGCTGAATTTTATAACATCACATCGTTAATAAAACTTATCAAAGACAAGATCAGAGAACGAGACACCAAAACCACACAG CTGCCTGTGAAGCATGTCTACAGGGTGCTACAATGTCAGGAGGAGGAGCTGACACAGATGGTCTCCACAATGTCCGACGGCTGGAAGTTTGAACAG CTTGTCAGTATAGGTTATGGGCGGGCCCAGAAGTCAGAGTTTCTGCTGATTGTGTCTCGGGAGGTGAAATGGGAGGAGTCTGTTCACCCCGCCCAAAGTGGAGAG ctgGTAAGCATTGGTTCCTCTTACAACTATGGCACAGAGGACCAGGCTGAGTTCTTATGTGTCGTCTCAAAAGAGCTACACAATCAACCATATGGTCCCAACAGCCAACCCAGTGAGAAAGCTAAG ATCTTACAGGAGCGTGGCTCCAGAATATGA
- the kctd5b gene encoding BTB/POZ domain-containing protein KCTD5 isoform X2 → MAENSCDISGQDCRRCPVLSSPGGKPPTSFNGTSKWVRLNVGGTHFLTTRQTLCRDPKSFLYRLCQADPDLDSDKDDSGAYLIDRDPVYFGPVLNYLRHGKLVLNRDLTEEGVLEEAEFYNITSLIKLIKDKIRERDTKTTQLPVKHVYRVLQCQEEELTQMVSTMSDGWKFEQLVSIGSSYNYGTEDQAEFLCVVSKELHNQPYGPNSQPSEKAKILQERGSRI, encoded by the exons ATGGCCGAGAATAGCTGCGATATCAGCGGACAAGACTGCAGAAGGTGTCCGGTTCTATCTTCACCAGGAGGTAAACCCCCAACGTCTTTCAACGGAACGTCGAAATGGGTCCGTCTGAATGTCGGTGGCACGCATTTCCTAACGACACGACAGACCCTCTGTCGGGATCCGAAGTCGTTTCTATACCGACTCTGCCAGGCGGATCCCGATCTGGACTCCGATAAG gatgACTCTGGGGCATATCTGATTGACAGAGATCCTGTGTATTTTGGGCCAGTGCTCAACTACCTGAGACATGGAAAGTTGGTGCTGAACAGAGACCTTACAGAGGAGG GGGTCCTGGAAGAAGCTGAATTTTATAACATCACATCGTTAATAAAACTTATCAAAGACAAGATCAGAGAACGAGACACCAAAACCACACAG CTGCCTGTGAAGCATGTCTACAGGGTGCTACAATGTCAGGAGGAGGAGCTGACACAGATGGTCTCCACAATGTCCGACGGCTGGAAGTTTGAACAG ctgGTAAGCATTGGTTCCTCTTACAACTATGGCACAGAGGACCAGGCTGAGTTCTTATGTGTCGTCTCAAAAGAGCTACACAATCAACCATATGGTCCCAACAGCCAACCCAGTGAGAAAGCTAAG ATCTTACAGGAGCGTGGCTCCAGAATATGA